Part of the candidate division WOR-3 bacterium genome, CGGCTCAACCGAGGACTACGCCCGATGGATCGCAGAAGCGACCGGCGCTGAGCTCGTGCCGTTGGCCAAGGTAGGACAGCTCGACCTTTCGAACTATGACGTCATCGTATTTGGCTGTCCCTACTACGCCTTCCGCCTGAAGATAGCCAGCTTCGTCAAACAATGGCTGCCGCGCCTCGCGGGCAAGAAGGTCGCCTTCTTTGCGGTCGGCGGCGAGGACCCGACCAGCCCGAACTGCCGCAAGGTGTACGACAAGACATTCACCGAAGAGGCCCGAGCCGCGATGCGGTTCTGGTATTTTACCGGTCGCATCACTCTGGCTCGGATGGGGTTCCTCGACCGGCTGGTGATGAAGATAATGAAGGCAAAGGACTACGACCGAACTGACCGCGCCGCCGTCGGGCCATTGATCGAATTCATGAACCAGTAGGCCGCGCCCAGACCTCACAAAGCCAAGGGGCGGTTTGTCCTGCGCCTGTGGTCATTCGGTCGCGTGCCATTTCAGCGGGGGAAAGTTGTACTCGTTGCAGGGATTGGAGGACCGACCCAGGCCAGGCGCATTGACACCGGTGCCCGGGGGACTAGTATGTTCTGCCTCTGCAGGGGCAAAGGAGTAACTGTGAAGAGATCGCTGGCAGTGCTGATTGCCGTCTGTCTGCCGCTCGTGGCAGGCACGATGACGCAGACGGTCCGTTTCGACCGGTCCGACCTGATCATCTCCAAGGACAATAACTATGATGCCGTGAACATCACCGGGTTTCCGGCGCTCTCGCCACCAGGCGAGCCTTTGCTGCCGCTTGTTGTGCAGTCGCTTGTTATCCCGTCTGGGGCGATTGCTACTGGTGTCGAACTTCTGACCGTAGAATGGGTCGAGCTGCCCGGGACCTACAATATTGGCCCGGCCCAGCCCGACGTGATACTGCCCAGACCCGGACACGACGAAAAGCCAAGACTCGTCGGGCCAGACCATTCGGTTTACTCATCGGCCGAGCCTTATCCGGCACAGACCCTTCGGCTGCTTGCGTCTGGTACGATGGCCGGATACCGCATCGCCAATGTTGAGCTTCGGCCGGTTCAGTACTCGCCTGCAACCGGCCGGGTATGGCTGGCAACGAAGCTGACCTTTCGCCTGACATACGCCGAGGGCGAACGAGCTGCGGTCGCGACTGAGCGGCAGCGCAACAGGTTCGGACAGGTAGTCAAACGGCTTGTTGCGAACCCCGAAGATGTAACCCGCTTCGCGCCTGCGGTGCGGCGCAGCACCACCAGTGTCTTGCCGCCCGGCGACTACGACTACGTTGTCGTGACCGAGGCGCCGATGGACACTGTTTTCCAGCGTCTTGCCGACTGGAAGACGCTCAAGGGAGTTCCGGGAAAGGTCGTGCTGATTTCCTGGATAAACGCCAACTATACCGGCTACGACCTTCAGGAAAAAATCCGTAATTTCATCAAGGACGCCTATGCGACCTGGGGCACACAGTACGTGCTCCTCGGCGGCTCAGGCGACTACGCCAACACTGGCCAGAACATATTTCCGACTCGGATGGCCCAGTACGAAGGTAACGGCGCAGAGCCGTGTGACCTGTACTGGGCTGGCCTAGATGGCAACTGGGACGCGAATGGCAACCACACCTACGGCGAGATTCCCGATAACGCAGACATGTACTCAGACGTGTATGTCGGCCGGGCATCAGTGTACACCGTGGCAATGGCTCAGAACTTTGTCAATAAGACCATCAAGTACGAGCAGAGTCCGCCGACCGGGTTCATCAAGCGGATGCTCCTGCCGACCGCGATTCTCTGGTCGAGCTACGAGGAGCGGCCGATGGTCGAGTCAATCGCACGTCAGGCTTCCAGCCGTGCGTTCCAGATTGGCAGGCTGTACGAGCGCAACGGCACCCTTTCGCAGGCCGCGGTCTGCGAGTCCTTGAACCGCGGCTGGGGAATGAGCCATTGGGACGGTCATGGCAGCCCGACCGGAATCTACATGGGATCGACCCCGTACTTCTCCTCAACCAATGCCCAGGCGATGACCAACGGCGACAAGACCGGTGTGGCGGTGGCAATCGCCTGCGACTGCGCGGCTTGGGACCAGGTGTCCGGCGGCGACTGCTTGGCCGAGCACATGGTCAACCGCGTTGGCGGCGGGTTCATCGCCACGGTAATGAACACGCGCTACGGTTACGGCGCAATCGGTCCGGGCGGCAACTACGTGCCCGGTCCTTCGGAACGGCTCGACACCACGCTCTATGCTGGAGTGTTCTACTACGGCATGCCCGCGACCGGCCAGGCACTGGCATATTCCAAGGCGACTTGGGCGCCGTACGCGGACTCGCTCTACCAGTACGCGCACCAACGGTTCTGTATCTACGACCTGACACTCATCGGCGACCCTGAGACGCCGCTCTGGACCGCGGAGCCGACTCCGGTGAACGTCGCCCACTCAGGCGTCATCACCATCGGCAACAACGTACCTTACCCAGTCACGGTCACGACCGGTTTCGCGCCGGTCTGCTCCGCACTCGTGTGTCTCAAGAAACCGGGCGAGGTTGACGTCAAGGGCCGGACCAATTCCTCAGGCCAGGTCACACTCTTTGTCTCGGCGCTTACGCCCGGGCCGATGACGATGACCGTCAGTGCTCGGGACCACTTCCCGTTTCTTGACACGGTTCAGGTCATCGCTTCGAACCGCTATGTCTCGCATCTGCGCTCGTGGGTGCTTGACCCGGCTCCGGGCGGGAACAACGACTCAATCCTGAACCCGGGCGAGACTGTTAACATCCCGACTTGGGTCAAGAACTGGGGACAGCAGACCGCAATGTCGGTGACCGCAAAGTTCCGCACTGCTGACCCGAATGCCCAGGTAACGGACTCGGCCCGTAGCTTCGGCAACATCGGGGCTGGCGACTCGG contains:
- a CDS encoding flavodoxin domain-containing protein, which encodes MKKVIVYYSKYGSTEDYARWIAEATGAELVPLAKVGQLDLSNYDVIVFGCPYYAFRLKIASFVKQWLPRLAGKKVAFFAVGGEDPTSPNCRKVYDKTFTEEARAAMRFWYFTGRITLARMGFLDRLVMKIMKAKDYDRTDRAAVGPLIEFMNQ
- a CDS encoding C25 family cysteine peptidase; the encoded protein is MKRSLAVLIAVCLPLVAGTMTQTVRFDRSDLIISKDNNYDAVNITGFPALSPPGEPLLPLVVQSLVIPSGAIATGVELLTVEWVELPGTYNIGPAQPDVILPRPGHDEKPRLVGPDHSVYSSAEPYPAQTLRLLASGTMAGYRIANVELRPVQYSPATGRVWLATKLTFRLTYAEGERAAVATERQRNRFGQVVKRLVANPEDVTRFAPAVRRSTTSVLPPGDYDYVVVTEAPMDTVFQRLADWKTLKGVPGKVVLISWINANYTGYDLQEKIRNFIKDAYATWGTQYVLLGGSGDYANTGQNIFPTRMAQYEGNGAEPCDLYWAGLDGNWDANGNHTYGEIPDNADMYSDVYVGRASVYTVAMAQNFVNKTIKYEQSPPTGFIKRMLLPTAILWSSYEERPMVESIARQASSRAFQIGRLYERNGTLSQAAVCESLNRGWGMSHWDGHGSPTGIYMGSTPYFSSTNAQAMTNGDKTGVAVAIACDCAAWDQVSGGDCLAEHMVNRVGGGFIATVMNTRYGYGAIGPGGNYVPGPSERLDTTLYAGVFYYGMPATGQALAYSKATWAPYADSLYQYAHQRFCIYDLTLIGDPETPLWTAEPTPVNVAHSGVITIGNNVPYPVTVTTGFAPVCSALVCLKKPGEVDVKGRTNSSGQVTLFVSALTPGPMTMTVSARDHFPFLDTVQVIASNRYVSHLRSWVLDPAPGGNNDSILNPGETVNIPTWVKNWGQQTAMSVTAKFRTADPNAQVTDSARSFGNIGAGDSAFTGVPGFGLHVNSGLPNAYSVACSLICRDANDSVWVSLLSYQVGTPVLEKRTQTVVDTAHGGNGNGRLDPNETVDLAVWIANTGLGHGYNCRGVLKSGDSRLIVLDSTASYGRVRKGDSATNAGDWYTVRAQAGIPPETPLVCTLRLYADGGYSVVRTFNIIVGEFRNIDPIPDGPRLPALYWAYDDKDTGYTHHPQYQWVEIRSQGTQLNFSHNDAVITVNLPTGFGPVKYYGQRFTQLSISADGWIVPGNYTTTNYTNTGLPSTAAPPRAICANWDDLYPGYSSQDYAYYYHDAANHRFVVEFDSVKYYDNSIRDKFEFIFYDTTLAAGDGNSRILVQYRTANGYTSSTIGLQDGTQQVGIQCLYDGSYHKGCAAIAAGRAVLYTTDPPSQVGLSSEPWTALVDVRGLALWPNPCLGRATVSWNVPIAGRVELAVYDASGREVSQIVSDELAAGRHTRTWDGRALAPGVYFVKLDAPGSTRRQKLILTR